The following is a genomic window from Serratia ficaria.
CAAAACGCGACGCCTTGGCCGACTGGCGCGACGACGCCAGCCTGTTCGCCGTCGGCGGGCTCTCGCTGCTGGTGATTTTGTTGGCGCTGGGGCTGGTGCTGCTGCGGCAAATCAAGCACAGCGTGCAAACCGAAGCCGAGCTGGTTCGCACCCGCGATCAGCTGACCACCATCAATCAGATGCTCGAAGAGCTGGCGCTGCTGGACGGCCTGACCGGCCTGGCCAACCGCCGCCAGTTCGATATCGCGCTGAAAAACGAGCTGACGCGCGCTTCGCGCAACTACCGCAGCGTGGCGCTGCTGATGCTGGATATCGATTATTTCAAACAGTACAACGATATCTATGGCCACGTGGCCGGCGACCAGTGCCTGCAGCAGATTGGCCAGACGCTGAAGGGCCTGGCGCGCCGCAGCAACGACATCATGGCGCGCTATGGCGGCGAAGAACTGGGCATTATTCTGCCGGACACCGACGCCCAGGGCGCGCTGATTTTCGCCGAGCGCGTCATCAACGCGGTGCGCGAGCTGAAGATCCCGCATCAGGGCAACCCGCACGGCATCGTCACCATCAGCATCGGCATCTGCGCCAAGGTGCCGCACATGTATAACGATACGCCGATCGGCTTTATCAACGAGGCCGACAACGCGCTTTACCTGGCGAAAAAAGAGGGGAAAAACCGTATTGCCTGCGAAAACTGCACCCTTCCGCCGGCCGGAGAAACGCCCTGAAATAGCGGCGCGTTGCGGCGTTGCCGGGATGGCGCGCACCATCCCGGCCGATGCCCTCCGTCAGGCGTCAAAATCGCCCCGCTGCCGCGCCACCAGCGTCAGGATGCTGTACAGCGCCACCGCCTGCTGCTGCTGATTCAACACCTGCACATCCCACACCACCACGCCGTGCGGGCGATCCTCGGCGGTTTTCTGCGGCTTGCGAATTTTCTTTTTGCAGGTCAGCCGCACCTGAATGGTATCGCCGATTTTCACCGGTTCGATAAAGCGCAGGTTTTCCATGCCGTAGTTGGCGATCACCGGCCCCACGCCGGGATCGACAAACAAACCGGCGGCGGCGGACACCACAAAATAGCCGTGCGCCACCCGCTCGCCGAACAGCGACTCCGCTGCGCCGAGCTTGTCCATGTGGGCGTAAAAATGGTCGCCGCTCAGGCAGGCGAAGTTGACGATATCCGCCTCGGTGACGGTGCGGCGCGCGGTCAGCAGGCTGTCGCCCAGCGCCAGCTGTTCAAAATATTTACGGAACGGATGCACCGGATGTTCGTTGACCGGTGCGCCGCGCACCCATTCGCCGCCGATCGCCGCCAGCATCGCCGGGCTGCCCTGGATCGCCGTGCGCTGCATGTAGTGCTTCACCGCGCGCAGCCCGCCCAGCTCCTCACCGCCGCCCGCGCGCCCCGGCCCGCCGTGCACCAGCATCGGCAGCGGCGAACCGTGGCCGGTAGACTCCGCCGCCGCCTGCTGGTCGAGGATCAGCATGCGGCCGTGCGCGCAGGCGGCCGCACGAATAAAGCGCGTGGCCAGCGCCGGATCGGCGGTCACCAAAGAACCCGCCAGGCTGCCCTGTCCCAGCAGCGCCAGTGCGATCGCCTGTTCGCTATCGGCGTAAGGCATCAGGGTCGCCACCGGGCCAAAGGCTTCGGTGCCATGCACCGCCTGATGGCTAAAGGGATCGGCGCAGTACAGCAAGGTCGGCGGGTAGAAAGCGCCGTTTTGCGCCCCTTCGCCTGCCACCTTCAGCTTAGCCAGCGCCCCGCCGCACAGCGGTTCACAGCCGTTGCGCAGCAGGAAATCGACCTTCTGCTGCACGTCGTCGCGCTGCTCATGGCTCACCAGCGCCCCCATGCGCACCTGTTCCAGCTGGGGGTCGCCTACCGTTACGCCGGCCAGGCGCTGCAACAGCGCCTGGCGCACCGCCGCCACCTGCGCCGCCGGCACGATGATGCGCCGAATGGCGGTGCACTTCTGCCCGGCCTTGGCGGTCATTTCGCGGCACACCTCTTTGATGAACAGCGCGAATTCCGGCATGTCCGGCGTCACGTCCTCGGCCAGCACGCAGCAGTTGAGCGAGTCGGCCTCCATGGTGAAGGCGATCGATTTCTCCAGCAGCCGCGGATGCGCCCGCAGCCGCTGGCCGGTTTGCGCCGAGCCGGTAAAGGTCACCGCATCCTGATAATCCAAACGGTCGAACATATCGCCGATGCCGCCGCACACCAGCTGCAGCGCCCCCTCCGGCACCAGCCCGCTGTCGACGATCAGCCTGACCATCGCCTGGGTCAGCTGCGCGGTGGCGGTGGCCGGCTTGACGATCGCCGGCATGCCTGCCAGCCAGGTCGGCGCCAGCTTTTCCAGCATGCCCCAGCAGGGGAAGTTGAAGGCGTTGATGTGCAGCGCCACCCCCGGCCGGGACGTCAGTACGTGACGCGCGGCGAACTGCGACTGCTTCGACAACGGGATCGTTTCGTCTTCCGGCCACAGCGTGTCGTCCGGCAATTCGCGGCCGGCCAGCCCGGCATAGGCGAACAGCGTGGCGATGCCGCCTTCGATATCCACCCAGCCGTCGCTGCGCGTGGCGCCGGTCTGATAAGAAATCCGGTACAGCGCCTCTTTATGCGCCAGCAGGTGTTTCGCCACCGCCTTCATCATTTGCGCGCGCTGCTGAAAGGTCATCTGCGCCAGCGCACGGCCGCCGAAGCGGCGCGCATACTCCAGGCTGGCGGCCAGCGGCAGCCCGTCGGAGCATACCTGGTACAGCGTTTCACCGCTGACGGCGTGTCGGATCTCGCGGGCTTTCCCCTGGCCATACACCCAGCCGCCAGAAAGATAACTGTGTAACTGCTGCATCGACTCCTCCGGAATTCAAAAATTAACACCATACAGCTTAATTACGTATCACATATTTTCCAGTCGACGCCAGGGTTAAAATTAACAAAAAACGAACAACCGGTTAATTTTCGCTCTCCTGAACGGTTATTTTCGGCAAAAAAAACATTTAAATACCCATTAATAACAACAATTTGACATATCATCCTGTGAGTAGCATCGCAAAACCACATTAATCTCGTTTGATCTTTTTGTTATCAGTTTGTAGCCTTAGGGTTGGATTATATGATTCACATTTTTATGGTTTATGTGAAAAATACGAATCATCAAGAGGCAAGCATGACAACTGACGCGCAACATCAGCAGCATTTCGACGACAAAATCGCGGCGGACACCGCCATCGAAGCCAAGGATTGGATGCCGGACGCCTATCGCCAGAACCTGATCCGCCAGATCGGCCAGCACGCCCATTCCGAAGTGGTCGGCATGTTGCCGGAGGCCAATTGGCTGACGCGCGCCCCGACCCTGCGCCGCAAGGCGGTGCTGTTGGCCAAGGTGCAGGACGAAGCCGGCCATGGCCTGTACCTGTACAGCGCCGCCGAAACCCTCGGCTGCTCGCGGCAGGACATCTACCAGAAGATGCTCGACGGCAAGATGAAGTACTCCTCGATCTTCAATTACCCGACGCTCAACTGGGCGGATATCGGGGTGATCGGCTGGCTGGTCGACGGCGCGGCCATCGTCAATCAGGTGGCGCTGTGCCGCGCTTCCTACGGCCCCTATGCGCGGGCGATGGTGAAAATTTGCAAAGAGGAAAGCTTCCACCAGCGCCAGGGCTACGAGGCGGTGATGGCGATGGCCAACGGCAGCGATGAGCAAAAGGCCATGCTGCAGGACGCCATCAACCGCTTCTGGTGGCCGGTGCTGATGATGTTCGGCCCCAGCGATAACGACTCGCCGCACAGCGCCCAGAGCATGGCCTGGAAGATCAAACGCCACAGCAACGACGAGCTGCGGCAGAAATTCGTCGACAACACCGTGCCGCAGCTGGAAGCGCTGGGCATGAGCGCACCGGACGCCAGCCTGGCCTGGGACGCGGCCAGCGGCCATTACCGCTTCGGCGAAATTGACTGGCGTGAGCTGCACGAGGTGATCAAGGGCCGCGGGCCATGCAATCACGAGCGCCTGCAGGCCAAGCGCCGCGCCTGGGAAGACGGCGCCTGGGTGCGCGACGGCGCGCTGGCTCACGCGTCGAAACGCGCCTCAACCGCCGCATAGCATAGATAAGGAACCGATGATGACTCACGCTGAATGGCCGCTGTACGAAGTGTTTATTCGCAGCAAACAAGGGCTGGCGCATCGCCACGTCGGCAGCCTGCATGCCGCCGATGACCAAATGGCGCTGGAAAACGCCCGCGACGCCTATACGCGCCGCAACGAGGGTTGCTCGATCTGGGTGGTGCGATCCTGCCATCTGATCGCCTCGCAGCCGGAAGATCGCGAAGCTTTCTTCGATCCGTCCGACGACAAGATCTACCGTCATCCGACGTTTTACACCATCCCCGACGGCATCAAGAACATGTAGAGGCGGCCATGACCCTTAACGATCCGCGAATCAGCTATTTACTGCGCCAGGGGGATACGCCCCTGATCCTGGCGCAGCGCCTGTGCGCCTGGTGCGGGCATGCGCCCGAGCTGGAAATCGACCTGGCGCTGGCCAACGTCGGCCTCGATCTGCTCGGCCAGGCGCGCAACTTTCTCGGCTACGCCGCCGAGCTGGCCGGCGCGGACTACAGCGAAGACCGTCTCGCCTTCGAGCGCGACGAGCGCCAGTTTCATAACCTGCTGCTGGCGGAGCAGCCGAACGGCGGCTTCAACGACACGCTGGTGCGTCAGTTTCTGCTCGATGCCTACCACGTGCAGCTGCACCGGGCATTAAGCCGCAGCCGCGACCCGCAAATTGCCGCCATCGCCGCCAAATCGCTGAAGGAGGCGGATTACCACCTGCGCTTCAGCCGCGGCTGGATGATTCGCCTGGGCGACGGCAGCGATCTCAGCCGCCAGAAGATCCAACAGGCGTTGGATAACCTGTGGCGTTTCACCGCCG
Proteins encoded in this region:
- the paaZ gene encoding phenylacetic acid degradation bifunctional protein PaaZ — encoded protein: MQQLHSYLSGGWVYGQGKAREIRHAVSGETLYQVCSDGLPLAASLEYARRFGGRALAQMTFQQRAQMMKAVAKHLLAHKEALYRISYQTGATRSDGWVDIEGGIATLFAYAGLAGRELPDDTLWPEDETIPLSKQSQFAARHVLTSRPGVALHINAFNFPCWGMLEKLAPTWLAGMPAIVKPATATAQLTQAMVRLIVDSGLVPEGALQLVCGGIGDMFDRLDYQDAVTFTGSAQTGQRLRAHPRLLEKSIAFTMEADSLNCCVLAEDVTPDMPEFALFIKEVCREMTAKAGQKCTAIRRIIVPAAQVAAVRQALLQRLAGVTVGDPQLEQVRMGALVSHEQRDDVQQKVDFLLRNGCEPLCGGALAKLKVAGEGAQNGAFYPPTLLYCADPFSHQAVHGTEAFGPVATLMPYADSEQAIALALLGQGSLAGSLVTADPALATRFIRAAACAHGRMLILDQQAAAESTGHGSPLPMLVHGGPGRAGGGEELGGLRAVKHYMQRTAIQGSPAMLAAIGGEWVRGAPVNEHPVHPFRKYFEQLALGDSLLTARRTVTEADIVNFACLSGDHFYAHMDKLGAAESLFGERVAHGYFVVSAAAGLFVDPGVGPVIANYGMENLRFIEPVKIGDTIQVRLTCKKKIRKPQKTAEDRPHGVVVWDVQVLNQQQQAVALYSILTLVARQRGDFDA
- the paaB gene encoding 1,2-phenylacetyl-CoA epoxidase subunit PaaB, producing MTHAEWPLYEVFIRSKQGLAHRHVGSLHAADDQMALENARDAYTRRNEGCSIWVVRSCHLIASQPEDREAFFDPSDDKIYRHPTFYTIPDGIKNM
- the paaC gene encoding 1,2-phenylacetyl-CoA epoxidase subunit PaaC translates to MTLNDPRISYLLRQGDTPLILAQRLCAWCGHAPELEIDLALANVGLDLLGQARNFLGYAAELAGADYSEDRLAFERDERQFHNLLLAEQPNGGFNDTLVRQFLLDAYHVQLHRALSRSRDPQIAAIAAKSLKEADYHLRFSRGWMIRLGDGSDLSRQKIQQALDNLWRFTAELFHADDLELELAEQGIAVDPRLLQAPWQAAVDDTLRLATLSLPEERAFRRGGKQGRHSEHLGPLLAEMQFLQRAYPRSSW
- the paaA gene encoding 1,2-phenylacetyl-CoA epoxidase subunit PaaA, which translates into the protein MTTDAQHQQHFDDKIAADTAIEAKDWMPDAYRQNLIRQIGQHAHSEVVGMLPEANWLTRAPTLRRKAVLLAKVQDEAGHGLYLYSAAETLGCSRQDIYQKMLDGKMKYSSIFNYPTLNWADIGVIGWLVDGAAIVNQVALCRASYGPYARAMVKICKEESFHQRQGYEAVMAMANGSDEQKAMLQDAINRFWWPVLMMFGPSDNDSPHSAQSMAWKIKRHSNDELRQKFVDNTVPQLEALGMSAPDASLAWDAASGHYRFGEIDWRELHEVIKGRGPCNHERLQAKRRAWEDGAWVRDGALAHASKRASTAA